From the genome of Cryptococcus neoformans var. neoformans B-3501A chromosome 1, whole genome shotgun sequence, one region includes:
- a CDS encoding hypothetical protein (HMMPfam hit to UCH, Ubiquitin carboxyl-terminal hydrolase, score: 271.8, E(): 1.1e-78): MTRPPSPPSFTGLPLSQLLQYASDDNGAGSHPPKVWFERACYNADKAKLAERKQSKEDMFVSYSRACQSYINVAMHNDWPETKKKDPQLAARVKDFKPMYDSFVAKAKALKEELRHAEASSPAQSKPESSKPSVSRQRSGPEITSIGNIRDRMQALAGHGMEVETIQSKRLSREAPAKAPKPAALSSVTNSAARSRSGSESRPLSTTTTNGRQLVVTASSKPPPTASQEKSPPSAPVNVQANGSSSRSRRSTLTSEGQGMSVSVGSVAASPAQSPMPTPAAGPYRSPLPSIPSSPQPLPASHPPLPSPEPPRPNVPINSSDMESHPEDGLAEFERAFPSLSEFGKQWDGDSLQPDTNSNDMYHAPQYPKPPKQPPISEEDDIPDLPSLPSVPTFKPGLPPPPARPDAYAFSPPATSPSVQTRGQTPVPRGPSPPKPDVGSGVGLHRPASTPMPNIAGLDLIDMPDGDVPQGKAMNGGGKMEALNSPEAVSRPPQYSDATSRPTPTTRHPLPQLPSRPPTSDAVQPTLKPKEKPKFPFSNSITPDELREYFLNPSVEMLFLDIRPEDEWKKGYVGREYEKRGARVEIVWLDPTVLLREGMTASKLEDALSLSPAVQREAFQNRHKYDLVIVYDTRSPVWPKDGPLNRIWDIFFMGHDEKRLQRNPVILVGGYEKWREFIKMRAARHAHTAKGKDVREGVNGYAVMRSDVVSPAPSEISVKNANREAPVYQASQYAKSIAENFGAGPQSMTGDSYRPSTHSHSQSQLYTPTYRHHHSRTGSTYSSHGAIAAPPQASIHPGPGARRRSDYIEHTGQSYSGSASTSPSIQSTGTTPQPQQQYYASPSLPASNSVTPSISSMASPRASIDYPQAHALAKVPVPMPPPAVARPMERHDAYTSTHVHAQSLVPTSSGYGQLPSQGQVTRSQAMRRMDTVPVGGKDKVGYWRDVVLGITGLKNLGNTCYMNSTIQCLSATYPFSTFFLDGTFARSINKENPLGTKGELAKAWAELLRVLWSEKYEFLSPMTFRKQITHFAPQFLGSDQHDSQEFLSFVLDGLHEDLNRVKRKPPPVEMTPEREAMLESAPPEVASEREWAIYRQRNDSLIVDLFQGQYRNRLECLTCHKTSTTYDAFMYMSLPVPSGKTKVVIQELIDEFVKAEVMEKENAWYCPRCKTNRRASKTLTIARLPPVLLIQLKRFTTRDGLFWDKSETPVIFPIRGLDLTRYLPGPAGSSIGSGRQVGPDGTFDPRAQVGPFKYDLYGVSNHMGTLSSGHYTAFVKSKEGWKYCEDSQVMPAQEKDVISRPAYILFYKRVPG, from the exons ATGACTCGGCCGCCGTCCCCGCCATCGTTCACAGGGCTCCCGCTCTCGCAGCTGCTGCAGTACGCCTCGGACGACAACGGCGCAGGCAGCCACCCGCCCAAAGTATGGTTCGAACGCGCATGCTACAACGCCGACAAGGCAAAGTTGGCAGAGCGCAAACAGAGCAAAGAGGACATGTTCGTCAGCTACAGCAGGGCGTGCCAGTCCTATATCAACGTTGCGATGCACAACGACTGGCCAGAGaccaagaaaaaggatcCTCAGTTGGCCGCCAGAGTCAAGGATTTCAAGCCG ATGTACGATTCATTTGTCGCAAAGGCCAAGGCTTTAAAAGAGGAACTTCGGCATGCGGAGGCATCTTCACCCGCTCAGTCCAAACCAGAATCATCCAAACCATCGGTATCAAGACAACGATCTGGGCCTGAAATAACATCAATCGGCAACATCAGAGATCGAATGCAGGCACTTGCCGGACACGGAATGGAGGTTGAGACTATTCAGTCGAAGCGCTTAAGTAGAGAGGCTCCTGCCAAAGCGCCAAAGCCTGCTGCATTGAGTAGCGTGACCAACTCTGCGGCAAGGTCTAGGAGTGGCAGCGAGTCGCGACCTTTGTCCACAACAACGACCAATGGGCGGCAACTCGTGGTCACTGCTTCATCTAAACCACCACCAACTGCGTCACAAGAGAAATCACCTCCATCTGCACCCGTCAACGTACAAGCCAATGGATCGTCCAGCAGATCACGGCGATCCACTTTGACGAGTGAAGGGCAGGGCATGAGCGTATCTGTTGGGTCTGTGGCAGCTTCACCGGCGCAATCACCGATGCCCACACCTGCAGCTGGCCCATACAGATCGCCCTTAccctccatcccttcctctcctcagcctcttccagcATCTCATCCGCCATTACCCTCTCCCGAGCCACCACGACCAAATGTTCCCATCAACTCGTCCGACATGGAGTCTCATCCTGAAGACGGCTTGGCAGAGTTTGAGCGTGCtttcccatctctctccGAATTTGGGAAACAATGGGATGGCGACTCGTTACAGCCTGACACGAATAGTAATGATATGTACCACGCCCCGCAGTACCCGAAACCTCCAAAGCAACCGCCTATctctgaagaagacgataTCCCAGACCTTCCATCTTTACCTTCCGTTCCGACATTCAAGCCCGGCCTGCCTCCCCCTCCTGCTCGACCGGACGCATATGCATTCTCACCACCAGCCACTTCCCCGTCTGTTCAAACTCGGGGACAAACTCCCGTCCCCCGCGGGCCATCACCTCCTAAACCCGATGTTGGTTCGGGTGTCGGTCTGCATCGACCGGCTAGTACGCCCATGCCTAATATTGCTGGTTTAGATCTGATAGATATGCCTGATGGGGATGTACCTCAAGGAAAAGCCATGAACGGTGGTGGAAAAATGGAAGCTCTAAATTCCCCTGAGGCTGTATCTAGGCCTCCCCAATATTCTGACGCAACATCCCGTCCTACTCCAACCACACggcatcctcttccccaacttccttctcgccctcccACCTCTGATGCCGTACAGCCTACTCTCAAACCCAAGGAGAAACCAAAGTTTCCTTTTAGTAATTCTATCACTCCGGATGAACTTCGCGAATACTTTCTCAATCCTTCAGTGGAGATGTTGTTCTTGGACATAAGGCCGGAAGAcgagtggaagaagggatatGTAGGGAGAGAGTatgagaagagaggtgCGAGGGTGGAGATTGTGTGGCTGGATCCGACAGTCTTGCTTCGTGAAGG TATGACCGCGAGCAAATTAGAAGACGcactttccctttcccccgCTGTTCAACGCGAAGCTTTTCAGAATCGACACAAATACGACCTCGTCATAGTCTACGACACTCGTTCTCCCGTATGGCCCAAGGACGGTCCTTTAAACCGAATTTGGGATATATTCTTTATGGGCCACGACGAGAAGCGTTTGCAGAGAAATCCCGTCATTTTGGTAGGAGGTTATGAAAAGTGGAGAGAGTTTATCAAGATGCGAGCGGCTAGGCATGCACATACGGcaaaggggaaggatgtGAGGGAGGGGGTGAATGGGTATGCGGTGATGCGATCGGATGTTGTGTCCCCTGCGCCTTCCGAGATTAGTGTTAAGAATGCGAACAGGGAAGCACCGGTCTACCAGGCATCACAGTATGCGAAGAGTATCGCTGAAAAC TTTGGCGCTGGACCCCAATCCATGACGGGAGACTCGTACCGTCCCTCCACACATTCTCACTCCCAATCGCAACTCTACACGCCCACATACAGGCATCATCACTCCAGAACGGGCTCAACTTACTCCTCCCACGGCGCTATTGCCGCTCCTCCACAAGCTTCCATTCACCCCGGACCAGGTGCCAGACGGCGAAGCGACTACATTGAACATACAGGTCAATCGTACTCTGGCTCAGCCTCGACTTCCCCCTCCATACAATCGACTGGCACCAcacctcaacctcaacagcAATACTACGcttccccatccctccCTGCTTCTAACTCCGTGACACCGTCCATATCATCCATGGCCTCTCCTCGGGCATCGATCGATTACCCTCAAGCGCACGCATTGGCAAAGGTACCAGTCCCGATGCCTCCCCCAGCCGTGGCGAGACCGATGGAACGACATGATGCGTACACCAGCACACATGTGCATGCGCAGAGTTTGGTACCGACTTCTTCCGGTTATGGTCAACTTCCATCACAAGGGCAAGTGACGAGGAGTCAGGCGATGAGGCGCATGGACACTGTGCCTGTTGGTGGGAAGGATAAAGTGGGGTATTGGCGGGATGTGGTGTTGGGTATTACCGGGTTGAAGAACCTTGGAAA TACTTGTTATATGAACTCGACAATACAGTGTCTCAGTGCGACATACCCATTCTCTACGTTTTTCCTTG ATGGAACGTTTGCACGTTCAATAAACAAAGAAAATCCCTTGGGGACGAAAGGCGAGTTGGCCAAAGCCTGGGCAGAATTATTGAGAGTATTGTGGAGTGAGAAATATGAGTTCTTATCACCTATGACTTTCCGG AAACAAATCACTCACTTTGCTCCCCAATTCCTCGGTTCTGACCAACATGACTCTCAAGAATTCTTGTCATTCGTCCTTGACGGCTTACATGAGGACCTTAACCGAGTCAAGCGCAAACCCCCCCCTGTGGAGATGACTCCCGAAAGAGAGGCGATGCTGGAGAGCGCCCCACCAGAAGTGGCTTCTGAGAGAGAATGGGCAATCTACCGGCAGAGGAATGATAGTTTGATTGTGGATCTGTTCCAGGGGCAGTATAGGAATAGGTTGGAGTGTTTGACCTGTCACAAG ACATCGACAACTTATGATGCGTTCATGTACATGTCTCTGCCCGTTCCATCGGGTAAAACAAAGGTGGTTATACAAGAACTCATTGACGAATTCGTCAAGGCCGAAGtgatggaaaaggagaacgcCTG GTATTGTCCTCGCTGCAAAACCAACCGTCGTGCTTCCAAGACACTAACCATCGCTCGTCTTCCACCTGTACTGCTCATCCAACTCAAACGATTCACAACGCGAGACGGTCTCTTCTGGGACAAGTCCGAGACACCGgtcatcttccccatcaGAGGTTTAGATCTTACACGGTACTTGCCTGGACCTGCAGGTTCGTCGATAGGAAGTGGAAGGCAGGTGGGGCCGGATGGAACGTTTGATCCAAGGGCTCAAGTGGGGCCGTTCAAGTATGATTTGTATGGTGTAAGTAATCATATGGGGACGCTCAGTTCAGGTCATT ATACGGCTTTTGTGAAGAGtaaagaaggatggaagtATTGTGAGGATAGTCAGGTGATGCCTGCacaggagaaggacgtAATT TCCCGACCAGCATATATCTT GTTCTATAAGCGAGTACCTGGATAG
- a CDS encoding hypothetical protein (Match to ESTs gb|CF185571.1|CF185571, gb|CF185570.1|CF185570; HMMPfam hit to ABC_tran, ABC transporter, score: 167.5, E(): 2.8e-47; HMMPfam hit to Fer4, 4Fe-4S binding domain, score: 40.3, E(): 5.4e-09; HMMPfam hit to RLI, Possible metal-binding domain in RNase L inhibitor, RLI, score: 50.8, E(): 3.8e-12), with protein MSDKLTRVAIISDDKCKPKRCRQECKRSCPVVKMGKLCIEVNPNDKKAFISEELCIGCGICVKKCPFDAIQILNLPTNLESHVTHRYAANAFKLHRLPTPRPGQVLGLVGTNGIGKSTALKIMSGKLKPNLGRYDDPPEWQEILKHFRGSELQNFFTKVLEDDIKAVTKPQYVDQIPRSIKVPNMTVGKMFDRQSELPNRDGLEKDLELKHLQSREVSQLSGGELQRFAIGIASVRKADVYMFDEPSSYLDIRQRLAAARVIRGLVNATNYVIVVEHDLATLDYLSDFICVLYGVPGTYGVVTMPYSVREGINIFLDGMIPTENLRFRDESLTFKISETVDELQAPKTRRYQYPSMTKTLGNFKLHVDEGEYSDSEILVMLGENGMGKTTLVQLLGGKMEPDESKDKVSLRVSMKPQTISPKFPGSVRMLLLKRIKGAFMHPQFNSDVMKPMNLEPIMDQDVQTLSGGELQRVAICLVLGVPADVLLIDEPSAYLDSEQRIVASKVIKKFVMSSKRTAFIVEHDFIMATYLADRVIVFDGQPGKESWARKPEGLLTGMNKFLKSLDITFRRDPTNFRPRINKMDSLKDKEQKAEGAYFFVDSD; from the exons ATGTCCGACAAGCTCACTCGTGTGGCCATCATCTCTGATGACAAG TGCAAGCCTAAGCGATG CCGTCAAGAATGCAAGCGATCATGTCCCGTAGTCAAGATGGGCAAGCTCTGTATCGAAGTCAATCCAAATGACAAGAAGGCGTTCATCTCTGAAGAGCTCTGCATAGGTTGTGGTATCTGTGTCAAGAA GTGTCCCTTCGACGCCATTCAGATTCTTAACCTTCCCACCAACCTTGAATCCCACGTAACCCACCGATACGCCGCCAACGCTTTTAAACTCCACCGACTCCCCACTCCTCGTCCCGGCCAAGTTCTCGGTCTCGTCGGTACCAACGGTATCGGTAAATCTACCGCTCTCAAAATCATGTCTGGCAAGCTCAAGCCTAACCTCGGACGATATGACGACCCTCCCGAGTGGCAAGAGATCCTAAAACACTTCCGTGGTTCCGAGCTCCAAAACTTCTTCACTAAGGTTCTCGAGGACGATATCAAGGCTGTTACCAAGCCTCAATATGTCGACCAAATCCCTAGAAGTATCAAGGTGCCCAACATGACCGTTGGCAAGATGTTTGACCGACAGTCCGAGTTGCCTAACCGTGATGGGCTCGAGAAGGACCTTGAATTGAAGCACTTACAGTCTCGAGAAGTCTCTCAATTGTCTGGTGGAGAGTTGCAGAGGTTCGCCATTGGTATTGCGAGTGTCAGGAAGGCCGATGTCTACATGTTTGACGAGCCTTCATCCTATCTTGATATCCGACAGCGTTTGGCCGCCGCCCGAGTGATTCGTGGTTTGGTCAACGCTACCAACTATGTCATTGTCGTTGAGCACGATTTGGCCACTTTGGACTACCTTTCCGACTTCATTTGCGTGCTCTACGGTGTCCCCGGTACCTATGGTGTCGTTACCATGCCTTACTCTGTTCGAGAAGGTATTAACATCTTCCTTGACGGTATGATCCCCACCGAAAACCTTCGATTCCGAGACGAATCTCTTACTTTCAAAATTTCCGAGACTGTCGATGAGTTACAAGCACCCAAGACCCGACGATACCAGTACCCCAGCATGACCAAGACTCTTGGCAACTTCAAGCTTCACGTCGACGAGGGAGAGTACTCTGACTCTGAGATCTTGGTCATGCTTGGTGAGAATGGTATGGGTAAGACAACGTTGGTGCAGTTGTTGGGTGGCAAGATGGAGCCTGATGAGAGTAAGGACAAGGTCTCATTGAGAGTTTCCATGAAACCTCAAACTA TCTCCCCCAAGTTCCCTGGTTCTGTGCGAATGTTGTTattgaagaggatcaaGGGAGCTTTCATGC aCCCTCAATTTAACTCTGACGTTATGAAGCCTATGAACCTTGAGCCCATCATGGACCAGGACGTCCAGACATTGTCTGGTGGTGAGCTTCAACGAGTTGCCATCTGTCTCGTGCTCGGTGTCCCTGCCGATGTCCTCCTTATCGACGAACCTTCGGCTTACCTCGACTCTGAACAACGTATTGTCGCGAGCAAGGTCATCAAGAAGTTTGTCATGTCTTCCAAGCGAACGGCTTTCATTGTCGAACACGATTTCATCATGGCTACTTATCTTGCGGACCGAGTCATTGTCTTTGATGGTCAACCTGGTAAAGAGTCCTGGGCTAGAAA ACCTGAGGGTCTCTTGACCGGTATGAACAAGTTCCTCAAATCTCTTGACATCACATTCCGAAGAGATCCTACCAACTT CCGACCACGTATTAACAAGATGGACTCTttgaaggacaaggagcAAAAGG CCGAAGGCGCGTACTTCTTTGTCGACTCTGACTAG
- a CDS encoding hypothetical protein (HMMPfam hit to WD40, WD domain, G-beta repeat, score: 137.9, E(): 2.3e-38) produces MSLYDHQEEEEDLPHLNEDDIEEVLEDDGQRPSGLDDDDLGYGHDEDMKRLEDGIEGMEVIGKEPKENNSWGATALHQDHKSIFALSLHPKFPNPPLAITGGQDDTGFIFCPIPSSSADGNTSTFNSETFLPIRLSGHTDSVVTAAWNFDGEMVATGGMDGRVRVWRRVRKRRGQPLSEEVLNSLEGWRAWEFLTNLETGSEITWLTWHPKGNVLTAGCEDATAWMWNFPSGNTLAVLPSHTLSCTAGLFPPTAKNLLTASLDSSLILWDPRSPSPVWKSNIFLPPNSPELDPSIHGITSLAVSPRGDVVAVGGASGSVKIVSLSKGDVLTTLQGHRFGDSVEALCFVDLANGTGDGGRGLVCVSGGTDGRGFVWDVATGRVRSEIQHDEVITSLAPHPAPNQHLLTTASLDSTLKTWDIRTGTPVATHLGHTGLVGGVAVAPLGDGAVGVVSAGDEGISMIWRI; encoded by the exons ATGTCTCTCTATGATcaccaagaagaggaggaagatctCCCTCATTTGAACGAGGACGACATTGAAGAGGTGCTCGAGGATGACGGCCAAAGGCCGAGCGGAttggacgatgatgacctGGGTTATGGACACGATGAAGATATGAAAAGACTCGAAGACGGGATCGAGGGAATGGAGGTGATCGGGAAAGAGCCCAAGGAGAATAATAGTTGGGGAGCAACTG ctcttcatcaagaTCACAAGTCAATATTTGCTCTGTCATTACACCCCAAATTCCCCAACCCGCCGCTGGCAATAACAGGCGGTCAAGACGACACCGGCTTTATCTTTTGccccatcccttccagCTCGGCTGACGGTAACACTTCAACATTCAACTCCGAAACATTTCTCCCTATCAGATTATCGGGACACACAGATTCAGTCGTGACAGCAGCTTGGAATTTTGATGGTGAGATGGTGGCTACGGGAGGAATGGATGGACGTGTGAGGGTGTGGCGAAGAGtcaggaagagaagaggtcaACCATTGAGCGAAGAAGTGTTGAATTCGCTGGAAGGGTGGAGGGCTTGGGAGTTCCTCACGAATCTCGAAACTGGCAGCGAGATTACT TGGTTAACATGGCACCCTAAAGGTAATGTCCTTACTGCTGGCTGTGAAGATGCTACAGCGTGGATGTGGAACT TCCCATCAGGAAACACGCTCGCTGTACTTCCATCGCATACCTTATCCTGTACTGCTggtctcttccctcccaccGCCAAAAATCTTCTTACTGCCTCCCTCGACTCATCACTCATCCTCTGGGATCCTCGTTCCCCAAGCCCCGTCTGGAAGTCCAACATCTTCCTGCCTCCCAATTCGCCGGAACTCGATCCGAGTATACATGGTATCACGTCCCTTGCTGTCTCCCCTCGAGGTGATGTCGTTGCCGTCGGTGGCGCTTCGGGCAGTGTTAAGATTGTTAGTTTGTCCAAGGGAGACGTCTTAACGACTCTCCAGGGCCATAGGTTTGGTGATAGTGTAGAAGCGCTTTGCTTCGTAGATCTTGCGAACGGAACAGGGGATGGAGGTAGGGGGTTAGTCTGTGTGAGTGGGGGGACAGACGGACGTGGGTTCGTTTGGGATGTAGCGACAGGACGGGTTAGGTCCGAAATCCAACATGAT GAGGTTATAACTTCCCTCGCTCCCCATCCTGCTCCGAATCAACATCTTCTTACAACCGCGTCCCTCGATTCCACTCTCAAGACGTGGGATATTCGAACAGGTACTCCTGTAGCTACCCATCTTGGTCATACGGGGTTGGTGGGTGGAGTGGCTGTCGCCCCTCTGGGAGACGGTGCTGTGGGGGTAGTTAGTGCAGGTGACGAAGGCATTAGCATGATTTGGCGGATCTAG
- a CDS encoding hypothetical protein (HMMPfam hit to ADH_zinc_N, Zinc-binding dehydrogenase, score: 126.1, E(): 8.2e-35) produces MVSDSIPQTMKAWTQNGADWLSINQIPVPRLKDNHVLIKVKYAPQNPTDWKHAVSISLPGDVLGCDFAGTIVKLGPNLKVPLKIGDQIAGCVNGGWSNVEGSYAEYAAVESDMCFVVPQGMKPGEAATFGIGWVTAAQTIVHQQGKSFPPGDTKVSGNPWYIIYGASTSVGFFGISLAKALGYRVLGVCSPHSFDVVKSYGADAVVDYHDQKKAIAEALDITNGGVEYALDAISDGDSFKIVIGMMGDKGKQLNCILGVPEEVYKINPKLKVEWTLMHTMWGVEFDWAPRSEEHQIWPVKPKDRAFGEEIFRKTPELIAKYNIRPNPILMRGGFEDIEEGLKDLQNGKISGKKLVIKIA; encoded by the exons ATGGTTTCTGACAGCATTCCCCAAACTATGAAAGCATGGACTCAGAATGGA GCCGACTGGCTATCAATCAACCAAATCCCAGTTCCCCGTTTGAAAGACAACCATGTTCTTATCAAAGTAAAGTATGCGCCTCAG AATCCCACAGACTGGAAACATGCCGTCAGTATCTCCCTTCCGGGGGATGTCCTAGGCTGCGACTTTGCCGGGACGATTGTTAAGCTTGGGCCAAATCTCAAAGTTCCCCTCAAGATCGGTGACCAAATCGCTGGCTGTGTCAATGGGGGATGGTCTAATGTCGAGGGATCATACGCCGAGTACGCCGCAGTTGAAAGTGACATGTGTTTTGTGGTGCCCCAGGGAATGAAACCTGGGGAGGCGGCGACGTTTGGTATAGGATGGGTCACTGCTGCCCAG ACCATCGTCCACCAGCAAGGCAAATCTTTCCCTCCCGGCGACACCAAAGTATCTGGCAATCCCTGG TATATTATCTACGgtgcctccacctctgTGGGTTTCTTCGGCATATCTCTGGCCAAAGCGTTAGGCTACCGCGTTCTCGGTGTCTGTTCTCCTCACTCTTTCGATGTCGTCAAATCTTACGGTGCCGATGCTGTTGTCGATTATCACGACCAGAAAAAAGCGATTGCTGAAGCTCTCGACATCACCAATGGGGGTGTTGAGTACGCGCTTGACGCTATATCCGACGGGGATAGCTTCAAGATCGTAATAGGCATGATGGGTGACAAAGGGAAGCAATTGAACTGCATCTTGGGTGTTCCAGAGGAAGTGTATAAGATCAACCCGAAGCTCAAAGTTGAGTGGACGTTGATGCATACCATGTGGGGAGTA GAATTTGATTGGGCCCCACGTTCTGAGGAACATCAGATATGGCCAGTCAAACCCAAAGACAGAGCGTTTGGAGAGGAAATTTTCAGGAAAACCCCTGAGCTGATCGCCAAATACAATATTCGACCTAACCCAATCTTGATGCGAGGTGGTTTCGAAGATATCGAGGAGGGGCTGAAGGATCTGCAG AATGGAAAGATCTCTGGTAAGAAATTAGTGATTAAGATAGCttga